In Pseudomonadales bacterium, a single window of DNA contains:
- a CDS encoding OadG family protein produces MTGSLLDQGLMLLAYGMGTVFLFLGVLVLSTYTMSKAIAKFFPEAEIEPTISQRIVKTQNSDVRLISVISAAIHLHRKNKKK; encoded by the coding sequence GTGACGGGTAGTCTATTAGATCAAGGTTTAATGCTTTTGGCCTACGGTATGGGCACGGTATTTTTGTTCTTAGGTGTTTTGGTGCTATCCACCTATACGATGTCGAAGGCGATAGCGAAATTCTTCCCTGAAGCAGAAATTGAGCCGACAATTTCTCAGAGGATAGTAAAAACGCAGAATTCGGATGTCCGGCTTATTTCAGTTATCTCCGCAGCAATTCATCTGCACCGTAAAAATAAGAAAAAATAG
- the oadA gene encoding sodium-extruding oxaloacetate decarboxylase subunit alpha → MSDVKKPLGITDVVLRDAHQSLFATRLRLDDMLPIAEKLDQVGFWSLESWGGATFDACIRYLGEDPWERIRELKAAMPNTPQQMLFRGQNILGYRHYADDVVEKFVERAAVNGVDVFRVFDAMNDVRNLKTAVKAVIKQGKHAQGTISYTVSPVHTMDLWVDLGRQLEDIGAHSIAIKDMAGLLRPYEGYELVTRLKAAVNIPIHMQCHATTGLSTSTIVKCVEAGIDNVDTAISSMSMTYGHSSTESVVAIFEGTDRDTGLNINLLEEIAAYFREVRKKYAKFEGSLRGTDSRILVAQVPGGMLTNMESQLREQNAADKLDEVLEEIPRVRKDLGYIPLVTPTSQIVGTQAVINVLTGERYKSISKETAGVLKGEYGATPAPVNTELQAQVLDGAEAITCRPADLLQPEMDKLTTELTSLAQKESIKLSEHQVDDVLTYALFQQIGLKFLQNRGSADAFEPVPSAESPATEVPAATSPAAGKEVYTVSVNGERYVVEVAEGGDIESLNTANLTSKSATSSAADVMTVKAPLAGNIIKVNVGNGDHVQQGDVIIILEAMKMETEVRAGRAGSVIDVLVKVGDGVAVGSPLLTLN, encoded by the coding sequence ATGAGTGATGTAAAAAAACCGCTCGGTATAACCGATGTTGTACTGCGAGATGCACACCAGTCACTATTTGCGACCCGGCTACGCTTAGATGATATGTTGCCCATCGCTGAAAAGTTGGATCAAGTCGGGTTCTGGTCGCTCGAGTCCTGGGGTGGCGCAACCTTCGATGCCTGTATACGATATTTAGGCGAAGATCCTTGGGAACGTATCCGCGAATTAAAGGCTGCGATGCCGAACACTCCGCAGCAGATGCTGTTCCGGGGCCAGAATATTCTCGGTTATCGACACTACGCTGATGATGTGGTGGAAAAGTTTGTTGAAAGAGCAGCGGTTAATGGTGTCGATGTGTTTCGTGTATTTGACGCGATGAATGATGTGCGAAACCTGAAAACGGCAGTAAAAGCTGTTATCAAACAGGGCAAACATGCCCAGGGAACCATTTCTTATACAGTAAGCCCCGTTCACACGATGGATTTGTGGGTTGATTTAGGTCGCCAACTTGAAGATATAGGTGCCCACTCCATTGCCATTAAGGATATGGCAGGGCTGTTGCGTCCCTATGAAGGCTATGAGTTGGTGACGCGCTTAAAAGCAGCAGTGAATATTCCTATTCATATGCAATGCCATGCTACCACTGGGCTGTCCACTTCAACTATCGTGAAATGCGTTGAGGCAGGGATTGATAATGTGGATACTGCTATTTCTTCGATGAGCATGACTTACGGTCATTCTTCTACAGAATCAGTAGTGGCGATTTTCGAAGGCACTGATCGGGATACCGGGTTAAATATTAATCTGCTGGAGGAGATTGCCGCTTATTTCCGTGAAGTGCGTAAGAAATATGCAAAGTTTGAGGGCTCCTTGCGAGGCACTGATTCTCGTATATTAGTTGCCCAGGTTCCTGGCGGGATGTTGACCAATATGGAAAGTCAGCTGCGAGAGCAAAACGCAGCGGATAAGTTAGATGAAGTTTTGGAAGAAATTCCACGGGTGAGAAAGGATTTAGGTTATATCCCCTTGGTGACGCCCACATCACAGATTGTTGGCACTCAAGCGGTCATTAATGTTTTAACCGGAGAGCGTTACAAATCGATTTCAAAGGAGACTGCCGGTGTTTTGAAGGGTGAGTATGGCGCTACGCCTGCCCCAGTCAACACTGAGCTACAAGCACAAGTACTCGACGGAGCCGAGGCAATCACTTGTCGGCCTGCTGATTTGCTGCAACCGGAGATGGATAAATTAACCACTGAGTTGACTAGTCTGGCGCAAAAAGAATCGATTAAACTTTCTGAGCACCAGGTAGATGATGTCCTGACCTACGCATTATTCCAACAGATTGGCCTCAAATTTCTGCAAAATCGAGGTAGTGCGGATGCTTTTGAGCCGGTTCCTTCGGCTGAATCGCCGGCAACTGAGGTGCCTGCAGCGACGTCACCCGCTGCTGGTAAGGAAGTCTACACTGTTTCTGTCAATGGTGAACGCTATGTGGTGGAAGTTGCTGAGGGTGGTGATATTGAATCGCTGAACACCGCGAACTTGACATCAAAATCTGCGACTTCAAGTGCAGCGGATGTGATGACAGTCAAAGCGCCCTTAGCAGGAAATATTATCAAGGTGAATGTCGGTAATGGCGATCATGTGCAGCAGGGCGATGTCATTATTATACTGGAAGCCATGAAAATGGAGACGGAGGTAAGAGCAGGGCGAGCAGGATCAGTGATTGATGTGCTGGTCAAGGTGGGTGACGGTGTCGCCGTGGGTAGTCCCTTGCTGACACTGAATTAA
- a CDS encoding sodium ion-translocating decarboxylase subunit beta, with product MNALHGLWLSSGLSQITSGQLLMIAVGLLLLFLAIRKGFEPLLLLPIGFGAVLVNIPGAGFSEAPIYDAFGHLETPGGMLYYIYNVGIATGVFPLIIFMGVGAMTDFGPLLANPKTLFLGAAAQFGIFATVLGAVGLSVTGVIDFSIADAAAIGIIGGADGPTAIFVASKLAPDLLGAIAVAAYSYMALVPLIQPPIMRALTTKQERAIEMTQLRHVSRREKIVFPLIVLILVALFLPSAAPLLGMFCLGNLMRECGVVDRLSDTTQNALINIVTIFLGLGVGSKLSADKFLDLKTLGILALGMIAFCIGTAAGVLMAKLLNKLSKSPINPLIGAAGVSAVPMAARVANKVGLEANPNNYLLMHAMGPNVAGVIGSAVAAGVMISMVAG from the coding sequence ATGAATGCGCTTCATGGGTTGTGGCTGAGTTCGGGCTTGAGTCAAATAACATCTGGTCAACTTTTGATGATCGCCGTTGGGCTGCTTTTGCTCTTTCTTGCTATCCGCAAGGGGTTTGAGCCTTTGCTATTACTGCCAATTGGTTTTGGTGCTGTATTAGTCAATATTCCGGGCGCAGGGTTTAGCGAAGCTCCGATCTACGATGCGTTTGGGCACCTGGAAACACCCGGCGGCATGCTTTACTACATCTACAATGTAGGTATCGCCACAGGGGTTTTCCCGTTGATTATCTTTATGGGTGTCGGGGCCATGACAGATTTTGGCCCGCTCTTAGCTAATCCGAAAACTCTTTTTCTTGGCGCCGCTGCACAATTTGGTATTTTTGCTACAGTTTTGGGCGCAGTTGGTTTATCCGTGACAGGGGTGATTGATTTTTCGATCGCTGATGCAGCCGCTATTGGTATCATTGGTGGCGCAGACGGACCTACGGCTATTTTCGTTGCCAGCAAATTAGCACCAGATTTGTTGGGAGCGATAGCGGTTGCGGCCTATTCCTATATGGCGCTGGTACCCTTAATTCAACCGCCAATTATGCGGGCACTGACGACGAAACAGGAACGCGCCATTGAGATGACGCAGTTACGTCATGTTTCGAGGAGAGAAAAAATTGTTTTCCCGCTGATAGTGCTGATTTTGGTGGCGCTATTTTTACCTAGTGCGGCGCCTTTATTAGGCATGTTTTGTCTGGGTAATTTGATGCGCGAGTGTGGCGTGGTTGACCGGCTTAGCGACACGACTCAAAATGCATTGATTAATATAGTTACCATATTTTTAGGCTTGGGTGTTGGCTCGAAATTAAGTGCAGATAAATTTCTCGATCTTAAAACGCTTGGCATATTAGCTTTGGGGATGATTGCTTTTTGTATTGGGACTGCGGCGGGGGTGTTGATGGCTAAGCTTCTCAACAAACTATCAAAAAGCCCGATTAACCCATTAATTGGCGCTGCTGGCGTCTCTGCTGTACCTATGGCTGCGCGAGTCGCCAATAAGGTTGGACTGGAAGCGAACCCGAATAATTATCTCCTGATGCACGCAATGGGGCCAAATGTTGCCGGCGTTATTGGATCTGCTGTAGCCGCAGGGGTGATGATTAGTATGGTAGCTGGCTAG
- the rmuC gene encoding DNA recombination protein RmuC, which translates to MNLGFSAHIMLSIAAGLWLGGVTTWLIMRSRAAVLTEKLTVAQNDWQTHQQLHLRFEEDLKQRNAELAALQSEYDRASTRLTMVVEQLDQLKLLKSADERDLVSLREQNAQLLTSLSSERKQAEEKLAILSEAKERLTIEFKNLANEIFEEKSTRFTEQNRVNLESVLKPLSGQIKDFQKRVEDSYDKESKDRFSLVKEIKSLQELNSRISVDAVNLTNALKGESKTQGTWGELKLEKILEASGLLKGREYDVQVSMKNEAGARLQPDVVVHLPENKDVIIDSKVTLTAYHRYVSVETETERQQQAALHVQSLQKHIKDLSAKDYQNLIGVQTLDFVLMFLPVEDAFNLAVQKDPELFSRAFENNIILVGPSTLLATLKTIQHIWRNEYQTKNAQEIAKRAGYLYDKFVNFIEDLEDVGLRLNKAQDAYDKAHNKLTSGRGNLVSRAETLRELGAKTSKTLPKAVLEKNDQDFEVLEFLDNATSENE; encoded by the coding sequence ATGAACCTTGGCTTTTCAGCCCACATTATGCTCAGTATTGCGGCGGGGCTGTGGTTGGGAGGGGTTACCACTTGGCTTATCATGCGCAGCCGTGCGGCTGTATTGACGGAAAAGCTGACGGTAGCACAGAATGATTGGCAAACTCATCAGCAACTCCATCTGCGATTTGAAGAAGATCTCAAACAACGGAACGCTGAGTTAGCTGCTTTACAGTCGGAATATGATCGAGCAAGCACCAGGCTAACAATGGTGGTGGAGCAGCTGGACCAATTAAAATTGTTGAAAAGTGCGGATGAACGCGATTTGGTAAGTCTGCGAGAACAGAATGCGCAATTGTTGACCAGTCTTTCGAGTGAGCGCAAGCAGGCAGAGGAAAAGCTGGCAATTTTGAGTGAGGCCAAAGAACGGCTCACCATAGAGTTTAAGAATCTGGCTAATGAGATTTTTGAAGAAAAAAGCACGAGGTTTACGGAACAGAACAGAGTTAACCTGGAATCTGTACTCAAACCTCTGAGCGGACAAATTAAAGACTTTCAGAAACGGGTAGAGGACAGCTACGACAAAGAGTCCAAAGATCGCTTTTCTCTCGTCAAAGAAATTAAAAGCTTACAGGAGTTGAATAGCCGAATCAGCGTGGATGCGGTTAATCTAACCAATGCGTTGAAAGGGGAAAGTAAAACTCAAGGAACCTGGGGCGAGTTGAAGTTGGAGAAAATATTGGAGGCGTCGGGTTTGTTGAAAGGGCGCGAGTACGATGTTCAAGTCAGCATGAAAAATGAAGCTGGCGCGAGGCTGCAGCCGGATGTGGTAGTACACTTGCCTGAAAACAAGGATGTTATTATTGATTCCAAGGTCACATTGACCGCCTACCATCGTTACGTTTCGGTCGAAACGGAGACCGAGCGTCAGCAACAGGCGGCGTTACATGTCCAGTCACTGCAAAAGCATATCAAGGACTTAAGTGCTAAGGACTACCAAAATCTCATCGGAGTGCAAACGCTCGATTTTGTCTTGATGTTTTTGCCAGTGGAAGATGCCTTTAATCTGGCAGTACAAAAAGATCCAGAGTTATTCAGCCGAGCTTTTGAGAATAATATTATTCTGGTAGGTCCGTCCACTTTGCTGGCGACCTTGAAGACAATTCAACATATCTGGCGCAATGAATATCAAACTAAAAACGCGCAGGAAATTGCAAAACGAGCGGGCTATTTATACGATAAATTTGTTAATTTTATCGAAGATCTTGAAGATGTAGGGCTCCGTCTGAATAAGGCTCAGGATGCCTATGATAAAGCCCATAACAAGCTTACGTCCGGGCGCGGCAATTTAGTCAGCAGGGCGGAGACACTCAGAGAGCTGGGTGCGAAAACCAGTAAGACTTTACCCAAGGCGGTACTAGAAAAAAACGACCAGGATTTTGAAGTGCTTGAGTTTTTGGATAACGCCACTTCTGAAAATGAATAG
- a CDS encoding cation transporter, which produces MQSQFAENMKIAHRVTIVGMILDTFLGVGKIFIGLISSSHAVLIDGIHSLSDMVTDIFVLIITRISNNEPDREHPYGHARFEAIGTVLLGGTLIIVALVLAYENIGRAITGTDIELPTWPALVITLISIVSKEWIFHYTRRAGERLRSNLLIANAWHSRTDMFSSVVVLVGVAGAMLGVAWLDAAAAAVVALIIGQVGTKLVWDSIKELVDTGLSKEETDEIKKVIVSMEGVRSAHNLRTRQMGSDIFLDVHIRVNPRVSVSEGHQIGEWVTKRLLERFRSIKDLTYHIDAEDDRHTEVNAGETLLPLREAVIAELENCWSQVPHLSTIQKRYILHYLDDKIDIEVFFEANANAPENEDPVSLQDIAELKAALNERGSQIPWLGRIEVWLGAKL; this is translated from the coding sequence ATGCAAAGCCAGTTCGCTGAGAATATGAAAATCGCCCATCGCGTCACTATCGTCGGAATGATCCTCGATACTTTCTTAGGCGTGGGGAAAATATTTATCGGTCTGATATCTTCCTCTCATGCCGTACTGATTGATGGCATACATTCATTGTCCGATATGGTAACCGATATTTTTGTCCTTATTATCACCCGCATTTCTAACAACGAACCCGACCGGGAGCACCCATACGGTCACGCCCGCTTCGAAGCGATCGGCACGGTACTTTTGGGCGGGACACTAATAATAGTGGCACTAGTTTTAGCCTACGAGAACATTGGGCGTGCTATTACAGGCACAGACATAGAACTCCCCACTTGGCCTGCCCTGGTAATTACCCTCATTTCAATTGTCAGCAAGGAGTGGATTTTCCATTACACACGCAGAGCAGGCGAGCGACTACGCTCCAATTTACTCATCGCCAATGCTTGGCACAGTCGTACAGACATGTTTTCCTCCGTTGTAGTATTAGTTGGCGTTGCAGGCGCCATGCTCGGAGTTGCCTGGCTAGATGCCGCAGCGGCAGCAGTCGTCGCTCTTATCATTGGCCAGGTCGGCACGAAACTTGTCTGGGATAGTATAAAAGAATTAGTTGATACTGGGCTTTCTAAAGAGGAAACCGACGAGATAAAAAAGGTAATTGTCTCAATGGAGGGAGTCCGTAGCGCCCACAATCTGCGCACCCGGCAAATGGGTTCTGATATATTTCTGGACGTTCACATTAGAGTCAACCCTAGGGTCAGCGTCTCAGAAGGACACCAAATCGGCGAATGGGTAACCAAGCGGTTATTAGAGCGGTTTCGCTCTATAAAAGATCTGACATACCATATTGATGCTGAAGATGACCGCCATACGGAAGTTAACGCCGGTGAAACGTTACTACCACTTCGGGAAGCGGTTATAGCTGAACTGGAAAATTGCTGGTCTCAGGTGCCTCATCTCTCGACAATCCAGAAAAGATACATTCTCCATTATTTGGACGACAAGATAGATATCGAGGTATTTTTCGAAGCCAATGCAAATGCACCTGAAAACGAAGATCCTGTCTCTTTACAGGATATTGCCGAATTGAAGGCTGCGCTGAATGAGCGGGGTAGTCAAATCCCTTGGCTTGGTCGGATAGAGGTATGGCTAGGCGCTAAATTATAG
- a CDS encoding PilZ domain-containing protein → MTREQRTSPRIQVPLKVSLKFSEDGHLYAITRDISDGGIFLLLDQETVPKVGDTVRVQVQNVGGDEVAPWVSMRVVREEASGLGLMMLDQ, encoded by the coding sequence ATGACAAGAGAACAACGTACTTCCCCCCGCATTCAAGTTCCACTGAAAGTCAGCTTAAAATTTTCGGAAGATGGTCATCTCTACGCGATTACCCGCGATATTTCTGACGGTGGTATTTTTTTGTTGCTTGATCAAGAAACGGTTCCCAAAGTAGGGGATACTGTCCGTGTACAAGTACAGAACGTCGGTGGTGACGAGGTGGCACCTTGGGTAAGTATGCGAGTGGTTCGCGAAGAGGCTTCCGGGTTAGGCCTTATGATGCTTGATCAATAA
- a CDS encoding 1-acyl-sn-glycerol-3-phosphate acyltransferase: MTSFDDIRPFHDEEVQETIKRLLGDPEFIAAITAFKFSNWPKWLRKLAQPLIKIALDRELSGVKTVGQVQNICSKYLDEVIEKTISKITISGLDNLKSGQAYLFISNHRDIVMDPAFVNYALYHNGFETARIAIGDNLLQKPFVSDLMRLNKSFIVKRSASGVREKMNAYTSLSRYIHHSIQTGCPIWIAQREGRAKNGIDKTDPAIIKMLYMGQKKGELSFSDYINWLNIVPVVICYEYNPCDRLIANELYQVEQHGHYQKAPGEDIISIVTGITGDKGHVHVAFGKVLSGVFPDADSVADEIDRQIIANTVLHTSNYIAAQQLDATLNVDPAQLPEDKKAAFLARLAQCDDTLKPFFLALYANTFLRKTNY, translated from the coding sequence ATGACTAGTTTTGACGATATCCGGCCATTTCATGACGAAGAAGTTCAGGAAACCATAAAACGCCTGTTAGGTGATCCAGAATTTATCGCGGCCATCACGGCTTTTAAATTTTCCAACTGGCCAAAATGGTTGCGCAAATTAGCTCAGCCTTTGATAAAAATTGCACTCGATAGAGAACTGTCTGGGGTCAAAACTGTTGGCCAAGTACAGAACATTTGCAGCAAGTATCTCGATGAGGTTATTGAAAAAACTATCTCTAAAATCACTATTTCCGGCTTAGACAACCTCAAGTCGGGGCAAGCCTACCTGTTTATTTCCAACCACCGCGACATTGTGATGGATCCGGCGTTCGTCAACTATGCGCTATACCATAATGGCTTCGAGACGGCGCGCATCGCCATCGGTGATAATCTTTTACAGAAACCCTTTGTTTCAGATTTAATGCGCTTGAACAAAAGTTTTATTGTGAAACGCTCCGCCAGTGGCGTTCGTGAGAAAATGAATGCCTACACCAGCCTATCTCGCTATATCCACCACTCTATTCAAACGGGCTGTCCGATATGGATTGCGCAGCGCGAAGGCCGTGCAAAAAATGGTATCGATAAAACAGATCCGGCCATTATTAAAATGCTTTATATGGGCCAGAAAAAAGGAGAGCTTTCCTTTTCCGACTACATCAACTGGCTAAATATCGTACCGGTGGTCATCTGTTATGAGTACAACCCCTGCGACCGCTTGATTGCGAACGAACTCTATCAAGTTGAGCAGCATGGCCATTACCAAAAAGCACCCGGCGAAGACATTATCAGCATTGTCACCGGCATTACCGGAGACAAGGGACATGTTCACGTCGCCTTCGGCAAAGTGCTAAGCGGTGTTTTTCCAGATGCAGATTCAGTGGCGGATGAAATTGATCGACAAATTATCGCAAATACCGTGCTACACACATCTAACTATATTGCTGCGCAGCAACTTGATGCGACGCTTAATGTGGACCCGGCTCAGCTGCCGGAGGATAAAAAAGCCGCCTTTCTAGCTAGGCTAGCGCAATGCGACGATACCTTAAAGCCTTTTTTTCTGGCGCTCTATGCGAATACCTTCCTGCGCAAAACTAATTATTGA
- the prsK gene encoding PEP-CTERM system histidine kinase PrsK: protein MTQFGFASYIITAVFYAILGLLLCTSWRGRMKGGLLLTVVLVSELWAAAGAFAGSSEYLQLKHFLALEVVRNAIWSAMIWQLLSYTKLNKEHHWKNLYVLGYLELALVTIVAELFPAFGAMLKSITLIDFRILSHVVQAIVGLFLVEQLFRNTRLELRWTIKLLCLGAGVMFLYDFVLYSEALLFGRIDPDLWDARGIVNAFVVPMVAISAARNPHWSVDIFVSRSMVYHTTALLATGIYLLLMATVGYYIREFGGSWGRVAQVVFVVISSLILLLMITSGRIRASVKVFFNQHFFTYKYDYRDEWLKLNRTLAAGESEQALREGCIKVLLNIVDSGGGALWIKQEDGKYRISAECNVVIEQMKTVDESDSLVTFLRQCQWVIELPEYLQTPELYEGLNLYEWQDKVPMLWLVVPLIQQGKLYGFIALVQPQATRDINWEDHDLLKTVGQQLANYLALMDTSDALANARQFEAYNRLSAFIVHDLKNLVAQLSLVVKNAEKHKRNPAFIDDVVDTLANSVDKMNRLLGQLRKGNVIEPKVRTVNMKEILELVVKQQNKAKPKPKVVKTEENMLVSGDQDKLVSILGHLVQNAQEATQENGSVSLSLYKLDSRAIIEVTDTGCGMDSRFIRERLFRPFDTTKGNAGMGIGVFEARQLVTTYGGQMEVESEPNKGTRFTLRLPLAKQALENKRNERDVV from the coding sequence ATGACTCAATTTGGCTTTGCAAGCTACATTATTACCGCCGTGTTTTATGCGATCTTGGGGTTGCTCTTATGCACGAGCTGGCGCGGTCGAATGAAAGGTGGCTTGCTGCTCACTGTGGTGCTTGTATCGGAGCTATGGGCGGCGGCCGGAGCATTTGCCGGGAGTAGCGAATATCTGCAACTTAAACACTTCCTGGCTTTGGAAGTCGTACGGAATGCAATATGGTCAGCCATGATTTGGCAATTGCTAAGTTATACCAAACTCAATAAAGAGCATCACTGGAAGAATCTTTATGTACTGGGGTATCTGGAATTAGCACTGGTAACCATAGTTGCTGAGCTATTTCCGGCATTTGGAGCGATGCTGAAGAGTATCACGCTGATTGATTTTCGAATTCTAAGTCATGTGGTTCAGGCGATAGTAGGCCTCTTTTTGGTTGAACAATTGTTTCGCAACACCCGGCTCGAATTACGCTGGACGATAAAACTTCTATGTTTGGGTGCTGGCGTCATGTTTCTCTATGATTTCGTACTTTATAGTGAGGCACTATTGTTTGGTCGAATTGATCCCGATCTTTGGGATGCGCGTGGCATTGTTAACGCCTTTGTCGTACCCATGGTGGCTATTTCCGCAGCACGCAACCCGCATTGGTCGGTCGACATTTTTGTCTCTAGAAGCATGGTTTACCACACGACCGCATTGTTAGCTACGGGTATCTATCTGCTACTCATGGCAACTGTAGGCTACTATATACGCGAGTTTGGCGGCTCCTGGGGAAGGGTAGCCCAGGTTGTTTTTGTCGTGATTTCGAGCTTAATTCTTTTGTTGATGATCACTTCAGGCAGGATTAGGGCTTCGGTAAAAGTATTTTTTAACCAACATTTTTTTACCTATAAATATGACTATCGCGATGAGTGGCTGAAGTTGAATCGCACTTTGGCTGCTGGAGAGTCGGAACAGGCATTGAGAGAGGGCTGTATTAAGGTGCTGCTGAATATTGTCGATAGTGGCGGCGGTGCACTTTGGATAAAGCAGGAAGATGGGAAATATCGAATTTCGGCTGAATGTAATGTCGTGATAGAGCAAATGAAAACAGTCGATGAGAGCGACTCCCTGGTGACATTCTTACGCCAATGTCAGTGGGTTATTGAGTTGCCTGAATATTTACAAACGCCAGAGCTATACGAAGGCTTAAATTTATATGAGTGGCAAGATAAAGTGCCAATGCTATGGCTGGTGGTGCCTTTGATTCAGCAAGGGAAACTCTATGGTTTTATTGCTTTAGTCCAACCCCAGGCAACCCGCGATATCAATTGGGAAGATCATGATTTGCTAAAAACGGTGGGGCAACAGTTGGCTAATTATTTGGCGTTAATGGATACTAGCGATGCCTTGGCAAATGCTCGACAATTTGAGGCCTATAATCGATTGTCTGCTTTTATCGTACACGATTTAAAAAACCTCGTTGCACAGCTGTCGTTAGTGGTGAAAAATGCAGAAAAGCATAAGCGGAATCCCGCGTTTATTGATGATGTGGTTGATACGCTGGCAAATTCAGTGGATAAAATGAACCGTCTACTCGGACAGCTGCGCAAGGGCAACGTCATCGAGCCAAAGGTGCGAACTGTTAATATGAAGGAAATTTTGGAATTAGTGGTTAAGCAGCAAAATAAGGCTAAGCCAAAACCCAAGGTCGTCAAAACAGAGGAAAATATGCTGGTTAGCGGTGATCAGGATAAACTTGTCAGCATTTTGGGGCATTTGGTGCAGAATGCACAAGAGGCGACGCAAGAAAATGGTTCGGTGAGCTTGAGTCTGTATAAACTCGATAGTCGCGCTATTATTGAGGTGACTGATACGGGTTGTGGGATGGATTCTCGATTTATACGAGAGCGTCTTTTCAGGCCTTTCGATACGACTAAAGGCAATGCTGGAATGGGTATTGGCGTGTTTGAGGCACGCCAGCTGGTCACCACTTACGGTGGTCAGATGGAAGTTGAAAGTGAACCTAACAAAGGCACGCGCTTTACTTTGCGATTACCATTAGCAAAACAAGCGCTGGAAAATAAGCGCAATGAGAGGGACGTAGTTTGA
- the prsR gene encoding PEP-CTERM-box response regulator transcription factor, whose translation MEDDAGIQKQLKWCFEDYEVIIAGDRESAIKELRRYEPKVVTLDLGLPPDESNASEGLQTLSEILSLAPQTKVVVVTGNDDIENAVKAVGLGAYDFYQKPIDAEVLGLIIERAFKLLALEEENERLARNVKDDMPLDGVIAGSATMLKVCRTIEKIAPTDVTTLLLGESGTGKEVLAKAIHSMSPRSKNNFVAINCAAIPENLLESELFGYEKGAFTGAVKQTKGKIEYADGGTFFLDEIGDLPMALQAKLLRFLQERTIERIGGRAEIPVNVRVLCATHQDLSQLISEGRFREDLYYRLSEITVNIPPLRDRPGDAIVVARSLLNKYAARHSKSIRSFSTDALDAINNYAWPGNIRELENRINRAVVMADGKQITAEDLELESEDQQPMPFNLKEVRESTESHVIRRAMMYTEGNISKTAELLGVTRPTLYSLMSKYGIAESS comes from the coding sequence GTGGAAGATGACGCCGGTATTCAGAAACAGCTGAAATGGTGTTTTGAGGATTACGAAGTCATTATTGCCGGAGATAGAGAGTCGGCTATTAAGGAACTTCGACGTTATGAACCTAAGGTGGTGACTTTGGACCTTGGGTTGCCGCCTGATGAGTCCAACGCGAGCGAAGGACTACAAACTTTGTCGGAAATTCTGAGTTTGGCGCCGCAAACGAAAGTAGTGGTCGTCACCGGTAATGATGATATTGAAAATGCGGTTAAAGCTGTCGGTCTTGGCGCCTATGATTTTTATCAGAAACCGATTGATGCTGAGGTGCTGGGGCTAATTATAGAGAGAGCGTTTAAATTGTTGGCACTGGAAGAGGAGAATGAGCGTTTGGCAAGGAATGTGAAAGATGATATGCCCTTGGACGGGGTGATTGCTGGCAGCGCTACAATGCTGAAGGTGTGCCGCACTATTGAAAAGATTGCACCGACGGATGTAACTACTTTATTGCTTGGTGAAAGCGGGACCGGTAAGGAAGTATTGGCGAAGGCCATTCATTCCATGAGCCCGCGGTCAAAAAATAATTTTGTGGCTATTAATTGCGCCGCAATTCCGGAAAATTTGTTGGAGAGTGAACTCTTCGGTTACGAAAAAGGGGCCTTCACCGGTGCCGTAAAACAGACCAAAGGTAAAATCGAATATGCGGACGGGGGCACTTTTTTCCTTGATGAAATTGGTGATCTGCCGATGGCGTTGCAGGCAAAATTATTACGCTTTCTACAGGAGCGCACAATTGAGCGAATTGGTGGTAGAGCTGAGATTCCCGTTAACGTTAGAGTTTTGTGTGCGACCCATCAGGATCTAAGTCAGCTAATTAGCGAAGGGCGATTTCGTGAAGACCTTTATTACCGGCTCAGTGAGATTACCGTTAATATTCCGCCCTTACGTGACCGACCAGGAGATGCAATCGTTGTTGCTCGATCACTACTGAATAAATATGCTGCGAGACATAGCAAATCCATACGCAGTTTCAGTACTGACGCCCTGGATGCTATTAATAATTATGCTTGGCCAGGGAACATTCGTGAATTGGAAAACCGGATTAATAGAGCAGTGGTGATGGCTGACGGTAAACAAATCACCGCTGAAGATTTAGAACTCGAATCCGAAGACCAGCAGCCGATGCCCTTTAATCTTAAGGAAGTTCGAGAGTCGACAGAAAGTCATGTGATTCGTCGCGCCATGATGTATACCGAAGGGAATATCTCAAAAACAGCAGAATTACTGGGTGTTACTAGGCCGACACTTTACTCGCTCATGAGTAAATATGGAATTGCGGAAAGCAGCTAA